A stretch of the Bartonella henselae str. Houston-1 genome encodes the following:
- the secD gene encoding protein translocase subunit SecD yields the protein MRTPGWLITLYCFILLSSIYVALPNLFSQEQVKNSKFLTDTRVTLGLDLQGGSSLLLEVDTKTLKRDQLHMVLGNVRNILREKQIRTSSVRVLEDSVIALISDPTESEKAVSALKTLITPIHSSFGTTADDITISAQDKTIRVMLTEAGIKERISNAIEQSLEIIRRRIDQVGVTEPAIQKVGTDRIMVQLPGLQDPKQLRDLLGTTAKMTFHLVPSNVDINNLPTGVSILPGYTDETQRYAIYDQIALDGNVLKDARAGFDPQMPGRSIISFTMNSTGSKIFADITRQNINRPFAIVLDNKVLTAPTINSVIPNGQGQITGNFDPKEASTLAALLRAGSLPAPLTVIEERTVGPNLGADAIQMGLYTGIIGFVFVTVFIFLLYGVWGIIANIALALHTILTFAALSLLGATLTLPGIAGIILGIGIAVDANILINERIREESRKGISAFAALDRGFKQAFATIIDANVTAIIATILLFWFGTGPVRGFAVTMLLGIIISMFTNITIVRIMMIWVVRKWKIKALHLHSVFNIIPRNTTFHFMKARFIGIGVSIVLSLASIFLFFKPGLNFGIDFIGGSQMSITTKAPANLTTLRSQLSTLNIGEVTLQNMDNANTVLIRIQKQSGGEIQQTTAIDKVKTTVHNIYPNATFDQIEVVGPKISGELATAAFTAVILAAIAMSLYIWLRFEWFFAVGAIVTLILDTTKMIGFFALFQFDFNLTAIAALLTIVGYSINDKVVVYDRMRENMRLYKKMSLRELIDLSINQVLIRCLFTSATTVLAMLPMALWGGSAVYNFAFPMVFGIIIATSSSIFIAAPILLLLGNWWRKRNNHTNTTLQ from the coding sequence ATGCGCACACCCGGTTGGTTAATTACTCTTTATTGTTTTATCCTTTTAAGCAGCATCTACGTTGCCTTGCCCAACTTATTTTCACAAGAACAAGTTAAAAACTCAAAATTCCTAACTGACACTCGTGTAACACTTGGTCTTGACCTTCAAGGAGGCTCTTCCCTCCTCCTCGAAGTCGATACAAAAACACTAAAACGTGATCAACTACACATGGTTTTAGGCAATGTGCGAAATATACTTCGTGAAAAGCAAATCCGCACATCAAGCGTTCGTGTTCTCGAGGATAGCGTAATTGCTCTTATTTCTGATCCAACAGAAAGTGAAAAAGCTGTTTCTGCTTTAAAAACATTGATTACACCTATACACAGCAGTTTTGGAACTACAGCCGATGATATCACTATCAGTGCTCAAGATAAAACTATCCGTGTCATGTTAACCGAAGCTGGTATAAAAGAACGTATCAGCAATGCTATTGAGCAAAGCTTAGAAATCATCCGTCGTCGTATAGATCAGGTTGGTGTAACGGAACCAGCCATCCAAAAGGTAGGAACTGATCGTATTATGGTTCAGTTGCCTGGTCTACAAGACCCAAAGCAGTTACGCGATCTATTAGGAACAACCGCTAAGATGACCTTTCATCTTGTTCCCTCCAACGTGGATATAAATAACTTACCCACAGGTGTTTCAATCCTTCCTGGTTATACTGATGAAACACAACGCTATGCGATTTATGACCAAATCGCCTTGGATGGAAATGTCCTCAAAGACGCTCGCGCAGGTTTTGACCCGCAAATGCCAGGGCGTTCTATTATTTCATTTACCATGAATTCCACGGGCTCAAAAATATTCGCGGACATAACACGACAAAATATTAACCGTCCTTTTGCAATCGTTCTTGATAACAAAGTTTTAACCGCTCCAACTATTAATAGTGTCATTCCCAACGGACAAGGCCAAATTACAGGAAATTTTGATCCCAAAGAAGCATCGACTCTAGCAGCTCTCTTACGGGCTGGTTCCTTACCGGCACCGCTAACGGTGATTGAAGAAAGAACTGTAGGTCCAAACCTTGGTGCTGATGCCATCCAAATGGGGCTTTACACAGGTATCATTGGCTTTGTTTTTGTTACAGTTTTTATTTTTCTTCTATACGGAGTTTGGGGTATTATTGCAAATATCGCACTAGCACTCCACACTATTTTAACATTTGCCGCACTAAGCCTTCTCGGTGCTACACTCACACTACCAGGTATTGCTGGTATTATTTTAGGCATCGGTATCGCTGTTGACGCTAATATTCTTATCAATGAGCGTATCCGTGAAGAAAGTCGAAAAGGCATCAGCGCCTTTGCTGCCTTGGATCGTGGCTTCAAACAAGCTTTCGCGACCATTATTGATGCCAACGTTACTGCAATTATTGCAACTATTTTACTATTTTGGTTTGGCACCGGTCCTGTTCGCGGTTTTGCTGTCACAATGTTGCTTGGTATTATCATCTCCATGTTTACAAATATCACCATTGTGCGCATCATGATGATTTGGGTTGTCCGTAAATGGAAAATTAAAGCTCTGCATCTTCACTCTGTTTTCAATATCATCCCACGAAATACAACTTTCCACTTTATGAAAGCGCGATTCATTGGTATTGGTGTCTCAATTGTTTTATCGCTTGCTTCTATTTTTTTGTTTTTTAAACCTGGCTTGAATTTCGGAATTGATTTCATTGGCGGTAGCCAAATGAGCATTACTACCAAAGCTCCAGCAAATTTAACAACCTTACGTTCACAACTTTCTACCCTTAATATCGGTGAAGTTACGCTACAAAATATGGATAATGCAAACACCGTGCTCATCCGCATTCAAAAACAAAGTGGTGGTGAAATACAACAAACCACTGCTATTGATAAGGTGAAAACAACAGTACACAATATTTATCCTAATGCTACATTCGATCAAATAGAAGTCGTTGGTCCCAAAATTTCAGGTGAACTTGCTACAGCTGCTTTTACTGCGGTTATTCTTGCGGCAATTGCCATGTCTCTTTATATATGGTTACGCTTCGAATGGTTTTTTGCAGTTGGGGCAATTGTAACGCTCATCCTAGACACCACAAAAATGATTGGTTTTTTTGCTTTATTTCAGTTTGATTTCAATTTAACTGCCATCGCCGCTCTTTTAACGATTGTTGGTTATTCCATAAATGATAAAGTAGTGGTTTATGATCGAATGCGCGAAAATATGCGCCTTTATAAAAAAATGTCACTACGTGAACTAATTGATCTTTCAATTAATCAAGTTCTTATACGCTGTCTCTTTACATCCGCTACCACAGTTCTCGCTATGCTCCCTATGGCATTATGGGGCGGAAGCGCTGTTTATAATTTTGCATTTCCTATGGTATTTGGAATTATTATTGCAACATCGTCTTCAATCTTTATTGCTGCTCCTATTTTACTACTACTTGGGAATTGGTGGCGTAAAAGAAATAATCACACAAACACGACACTACAATAA
- a CDS encoding lysylphosphatidylglycerol synthase transmembrane domain-containing protein, whose amino-acid sequence MKMKQLIWPFIGILAMLISIRILYIKLSAISFSDVLERLSNLSVQHWLLACLCSLLAYAALAGYDRIALQHLGHKISWFFIALCSFTTYALSHNIGASVFSGAVVRYRAYKMKGLSGTEIAILVGFCSFTFVIGTVLLFGIVLILQPEIITLIYNDLPEWLGTAVGVILLGCTALYIFGSWLQLKPLRLGKKIQLSYPKLKIVIQQLLIGPLELLGAAGIIYAVLPHNTDVHFISVLGVFLASFTITLLSNAPAGGVGVLEALFITGMSSINPTDVVAALIVFRMLYLIIPLIISLFVVAIFETQQYCKKTRKTPPK is encoded by the coding sequence ATGAAAATGAAGCAATTGATATGGCCATTTATCGGTATCTTAGCCATGCTGATATCTATCCGAATTCTTTATATAAAGCTCTCTGCCATTTCTTTCAGTGATGTACTGGAACGACTAAGCAATTTAAGTGTACAACACTGGCTATTAGCCTGTTTGTGCTCTCTTTTAGCTTATGCTGCTCTTGCTGGATATGATCGAATTGCTTTACAACATCTCGGCCATAAGATTTCTTGGTTTTTTATTGCTCTATGTTCGTTTACCACCTATGCACTTTCACACAATATTGGCGCTTCAGTTTTTTCTGGTGCAGTCGTGCGCTACCGCGCCTATAAAATGAAAGGATTAAGTGGAACGGAAATTGCGATATTAGTAGGGTTTTGCTCTTTTACTTTTGTAATAGGTACAGTCTTACTTTTTGGAATTGTTTTAATTTTGCAACCCGAAATTATCACTCTTATTTATAATGATCTTCCTGAATGGCTTGGAACAGCAGTTGGTGTAATTTTACTCGGTTGTACAGCACTCTATATTTTTGGTAGCTGGCTTCAATTAAAACCCCTACGTCTAGGGAAAAAAATTCAACTTTCTTATCCAAAGTTGAAAATTGTCATTCAACAACTTCTTATCGGCCCCTTAGAGCTTTTAGGAGCAGCAGGAATTATATACGCTGTGCTCCCTCACAATACAGATGTTCATTTTATTTCTGTGCTTGGTGTTTTCCTGGCATCTTTCACAATAACGCTTCTCTCCAATGCCCCCGCTGGAGGAGTTGGTGTTCTTGAAGCTTTATTCATAACAGGCATGTCCAGTATAAATCCAACCGATGTTGTTGCAGCACTTATTGTATTTAGAATGCTTTATTTAATCATACCACTCATTATCTCGTTATTTGTTGTAGCAATTTTCGAAACTCAACAATATTGCAAAAAAACGCGCAAAACACCACCTAAGTAA
- the ybaL gene encoding cation:proton antiporter domain-containing protein yields MLHDTPLITTIVAGLCLAFLLGMIASRLRISPLVGYLLAGVIVGPNTGGFRIDSGIINQLAEIGVILLMFGVGLHFSLKDLLSVKAIAIPAAIAQMAFSTFLGSCLGLIMGWGLSSSVVFGLALSTASTVILLRALQERHLIETEKGRIAVGWLIIEDLAMVLILVLIPSLANILGNTKKEAIDPLIQWLDLSIWGIFGLTILKVILFIILMLVIGRRVIPWLLKVSAHSGSRELFRLSVFATALGVAFGAAHLFGVSLSLGAFFAGMVMSESELSHRAAEESLPLRDAFSVLFFVSVGMLFDPGKILSHFFPLLATLFIIIIGKSAGAFFILKAFRYSNATACTISASLAQIGEFSFILAGLSLSLGLLNNDAHDFILGGAILSILVNPLIFIAFDKIKKHLENLPKNSQDTQKIIDIDPKDPDQEFLPMTSKTNHIVIIGYSRIGKCVALSLINRGDPVVIVEESKRLTDKAIADGFEVICGNIIKQDVMNAANMSNAYKVVITMCNTIEVGECIVNIRDMNKDIQIITHTLSDVDTAYLIDLGADIVVTDEEEIANGVIEHITGQRFIKNIAQS; encoded by the coding sequence ATGCTCCATGATACGCCACTTATTACAACAATCGTTGCAGGTTTATGCTTAGCATTTCTTTTAGGAATGATTGCCAGTCGTTTGCGTATCTCACCACTTGTGGGATACTTATTAGCTGGTGTTATTGTAGGACCAAACACAGGCGGTTTTAGAATAGATTCCGGTATTATCAACCAACTTGCTGAAATTGGTGTCATTTTGCTAATGTTTGGTGTTGGACTGCATTTTTCATTGAAAGACCTGTTATCTGTCAAAGCTATTGCTATCCCTGCTGCCATTGCACAAATGGCATTTTCTACTTTTCTAGGCTCGTGCCTTGGCTTAATCATGGGATGGGGTTTAAGCAGTAGTGTAGTTTTCGGTTTAGCTTTATCAACAGCAAGTACTGTTATTCTCTTACGTGCTTTGCAAGAACGCCATCTTATTGAAACAGAAAAAGGACGCATTGCTGTTGGCTGGTTAATTATTGAAGATTTAGCGATGGTTCTGATACTTGTTCTCATACCATCACTGGCAAATATCCTTGGCAATACGAAAAAAGAAGCCATTGATCCTCTTATTCAATGGTTAGACTTAAGTATTTGGGGAATTTTTGGTCTCACCATTTTAAAAGTTATTCTATTTATCATTCTCATGCTCGTGATTGGACGACGCGTTATACCATGGTTATTAAAAGTAAGTGCACATTCAGGATCACGTGAATTATTTCGTCTGAGTGTCTTTGCTACCGCACTAGGGGTAGCTTTCGGAGCTGCTCATTTATTTGGTGTTTCTCTTTCCCTTGGAGCCTTTTTTGCAGGTATGGTTATGAGTGAATCAGAATTAAGCCATCGTGCTGCTGAAGAGTCTTTACCCCTGCGAGATGCATTTTCTGTTCTCTTCTTTGTTTCTGTAGGCATGTTATTTGACCCAGGAAAAATACTGTCTCACTTTTTTCCTCTCTTAGCAACATTATTCATTATTATAATAGGAAAATCTGCTGGTGCCTTTTTCATCCTTAAAGCTTTTCGCTACTCTAATGCAACAGCTTGCACAATTTCTGCCAGCCTCGCCCAAATTGGAGAATTTTCTTTTATCCTTGCAGGTTTAAGTTTAAGCCTTGGGCTTTTAAACAACGATGCTCATGACTTTATCCTTGGAGGGGCAATTCTTTCTATTTTAGTCAATCCTCTCATTTTTATTGCCTTTGATAAAATTAAAAAACATCTAGAAAATTTGCCTAAAAACTCACAAGACACACAAAAAATCATTGATATTGATCCGAAAGACCCTGACCAAGAATTTTTACCAATGACCTCAAAAACAAATCATATCGTAATTATTGGTTACAGCCGTATTGGTAAATGTGTTGCACTATCTTTAATAAACAGAGGTGATCCTGTAGTTATCGTAGAGGAATCAAAACGCCTTACTGATAAAGCGATTGCAGATGGTTTTGAGGTCATTTGCGGTAATATCATTAAACAAGATGTCATGAATGCTGCAAATATGAGCAATGCGTACAAAGTTGTTATTACAATGTGCAATACTATTGAAGTAGGAGAATGTATAGTGAATATACGTGATATGAATAAGGATATCCAGATAATCACACATACACTATCCGATGTAGATACAGCTTATCTCATTGATTTAGGCGCAGATATTGTAGTAACTGATGAAGAAGAAATCGCAAATGGTGTTATTGAGCATATAACTGGACAGAGATTCATAAAAAATATTGCGCAATCATGA
- a CDS encoding TerC family protein, with protein MMEWIADPHAWFGLVTLIFLEIVLGIDNLVFIAILAEKLPLHLRDRARLIGLTLALVMRFFLLTVIGWVMNLDTMIFAFSSFVFSWHSLILIGGGAFLLAKGTLELHERLEGAVHERKTDVAYVVFWQVIVQIVVLDALFSLDSIITATGMIAKEQAAVMYIAVMVAMSVMMWGSGALMRFINRHPTIVILCLGFLMMIGFALIVEGFGFHIPKGYLYAAIGFSVLIEVFNQIGRRNREKMITTNDLRGRTADAVLRLLGGGNKDGNLSETVDVIAEQAAASELFRPEEKEMIRGVLDLADRPVRSIMSPRNEIEWLDLNGDESEMREELQKVKHSRLILAREKVDEFVGVALTKDLLLNLAEGKKINWKKAMREPLVVHENTSVLRLMEQLRHSSIQLAIIVDEHGSFEGIATPTDILEAIAGDFPDDDEELMIAEKLEDGSLLVEGYADIRRLSGYLERNFVDEADRYTTLAGFMLWRFGHLPNEGESFEADGLRFKVIEMDRRNISKILISPLVLQEKS; from the coding sequence ATGATGGAATGGATCGCTGATCCCCATGCGTGGTTTGGCTTGGTTACTTTGATTTTTCTCGAAATTGTTTTAGGAATAGATAACCTTGTCTTTATTGCAATTTTAGCTGAAAAATTGCCGCTACATTTGCGTGATCGTGCACGCTTGATCGGTCTCACTTTAGCATTAGTAATGCGGTTTTTTCTGCTTACGGTTATTGGATGGGTGATGAATCTCGATACGATGATTTTTGCATTCTCATCCTTTGTGTTTAGTTGGCATAGCCTCATCTTAATTGGTGGTGGTGCTTTTTTGCTGGCAAAGGGAACGTTAGAGTTACATGAAAGATTAGAAGGTGCAGTGCATGAAAGAAAAACAGATGTTGCTTATGTCGTTTTTTGGCAAGTAATTGTGCAAATTGTGGTGCTTGATGCTCTGTTTTCTTTAGATAGTATTATTACTGCAACGGGTATGATTGCAAAAGAGCAGGCAGCGGTTATGTATATAGCAGTCATGGTTGCTATGAGTGTGATGATGTGGGGATCGGGCGCTCTTATGCGTTTTATTAATCGTCATCCCACTATTGTGATCCTTTGTCTTGGCTTTTTGATGATGATTGGTTTTGCTCTCATTGTTGAAGGGTTTGGTTTTCATATTCCAAAAGGGTATTTGTATGCCGCTATTGGTTTTTCTGTTCTTATTGAAGTTTTTAATCAAATTGGACGTCGTAATCGTGAAAAAATGATTACAACAAATGATCTACGTGGTCGAACAGCTGATGCTGTTTTAAGACTCTTAGGGGGTGGAAACAAAGATGGTAATCTGAGTGAGACTGTAGATGTTATTGCTGAACAGGCCGCAGCTTCTGAGTTGTTTCGACCGGAAGAAAAAGAAATGATTCGTGGTGTTCTCGATTTGGCTGATCGTCCTGTTCGTTCTATTATGTCACCGCGTAATGAGATTGAGTGGTTGGATCTTAATGGTGATGAAAGTGAAATGCGTGAAGAATTACAAAAGGTTAAACATAGTCGCTTAATTCTTGCACGTGAAAAAGTGGATGAGTTTGTTGGCGTTGCTTTGACTAAAGATCTTCTGTTGAATTTGGCTGAGGGAAAAAAGATTAATTGGAAAAAAGCTATGCGAGAACCCCTCGTTGTTCATGAAAATACAAGTGTATTACGATTGATGGAGCAATTACGTCATTCTTCAATTCAGCTTGCAATTATTGTTGATGAGCATGGATCTTTTGAAGGGATTGCAACACCAACCGATATTCTTGAAGCTATTGCAGGTGATTTTCCTGATGATGATGAGGAACTCATGATAGCAGAAAAGCTTGAAGATGGAAGTCTTCTTGTTGAGGGGTATGCTGATATTCGCCGTTTAAGTGGGTATCTTGAGCGTAATTTTGTTGATGAGGCAGATCGTTATACTACTTTGGCAGGATTTATGCTTTGGCGGTTTGGTCATTTACCAAATGAAGGTGAAAGCTTTGAAGCTGATGGTTTACGCTTTAAAGTTATTGAAATGGATCGCCGTAATATATCTAAAATCCTTATCTCTCCACTTGTCTTGCAGGAAAAAAGCTAA